In Daphnia pulex isolate KAP4 chromosome 7, ASM2113471v1, one genomic interval encodes:
- the LOC124198858 gene encoding serine/arginine repetitive matrix protein 2-like isoform X4 — MPRRLEIRTTILGKKSDERSRRKDANANDLYADEALQLLEEIEQLKSNIQKTDERILGTYTKSPCKAKKKKPEVPARKVVYDVFYPAMDAAGSRVEEEKHGRRRPVRDTVVSHCLNAGGASARAAAMAYSDDDDDVTPSAFATYSVPGRPWIPCTTNFTPAPMASQFTEPSHGPSFWPVAATTTRRTQQQQQQRPNLDDEKVRPTIRHDEPHQRATTVDNQSATGGGGSSGDTNREQQPTTGRVSSFKRIYATSRASSTERNAHLVSGGNAGGRQDLDGHVGDGGGGGGEDDDDDREDKPVESCLPVSSADGENSGHASMPLNSTADLSNNLGPQWVDGAEVDESFQPVPPEIDSDFGRPAAVGLLEEDSPPEQVPIHLERLDDDIVDLPAVPEEQELTTDPVNNMKAERVRHYDRDEIRQYMQKQKKERKEKATKGSAGYVCQHTRVSPIKRSDLGLPDKPLVQIKRKQQQPKPGPDPTNDKPKPEKIISIPKIVQREKTKKVDKEPEKKKPREQEASREKCVQTEPMLGVRQTTDEATQMTARSEVNDSSTDWLHTVPTSAATGRTAAQLPPPEMMVASSQSTMERIRSTASVSAESSSRSRFLPRAHPASAAADDTKPKPVTNLIQKIEDMEHYIGNLLEAPSFQSLKTPAVHAAHPSAVERPRDVAPSSSYRPSPGPEELPKIRRQVPTKMTSFRPPPPSHLPLHPPAPMSPPASASFSSRTVPDGPTRVAHPPPTPPTRISSVQQQQQQPQPYQLLDTTASTEYHPLPDHLAAFLQLDNRRSRNGSPTVCQRPEVASQSKADPKPSDGRSRYVTEEAAELSSLFQRLSRLPEATAAAGQTQARPKPAQQHRPTGAAGREAEEPQTYFRDFNEILQMDPNPLTERSNSWKRVASRPAAAACRDASGANGFPLPAVAPYNILSALSDELKATMNRIPRGNDNSSDSDFQSRLSVSDISVPDAVAKVATYTTANAQLAQLAQPGVSSSSSPHSSSKNEIQLPKNGSGSRTGVHEAGSRMSNQLESHPGPPPVANPPSNDETDASQIPQELDTTYLTLTPQYTSFEATFSLARPLDSTSITESGLAAHPAESDSNNRSMFSTKLSPIPRAISPLTLNSDSDSSAINTERKQSTSSSDRSERERSIGTENVVNETTSRLVTTPSSRTVQPLQPGSLAEEHAKKSDELLARLRAEIQRDESLYRSIQHVDRLEDSAIKDSSKRFRIQIDSKTRTFFEAQTDALRSIAQDVRGGLAANASVFLQGSQAAMEVDRVQSQTRKTLDSGRQTYSSDFDEPSVRSSPEIPTEMPTESQAGAAASTAQSASQQSPKRSTDFGSDSERSGLDSSALSNVSVLPPKAVDVLLQEEAKQQRLLLKLREKAQVEKTLAELELLQMQKRILRAQGERDKAASIKKRQRGLLLKLQEERARIEALRRQHKKEEQRSKGSSDYQHYDSSSWETDVSAVSNSTVGAGDTSASIVGEASNIDQPADSSSTSTFQQVISEAAHIQPPSSNDEAVDDDAEVSQQLSRSTRSELEGHDSGSALSNLRLRAPLSPRTTADSIRFRTKFRRRHSSGSDDSINLSQNETASDVSDVESRLLALTDQLQRRETEAQRLKTEHRRLSKEKLKAQESALIKQIEVYDRCITDLRSQLDADAETGATANAVLAVRPVIRQPRALIRADEAKSPTSARSESEPKISESESAKSLEVEGSGQTPPSEQKAVEQSSGSSSISTQIQTEADESIGQLSDHESVRGELLVEEGEATMLPVVESAESEKSLSELSTDPSAAQDNQAEISDSGRTDLFNQTMIIKSDVQVREELAEEISRSILDILVEETITLAMRCLLKKKKETEEVDPVSSKTSADVLQRVSALLSTSATEVPKENRSQLYLTTTFDLLSPDDGHSPISHPAGNSFAPPCDLTSAEGRDALESKLNDLRFDNEWIDDDLEVAPVLPDSAPDENRDKVIQEAEALEREQKRIEQEIQRLSSGSVLYLREIPNKPPPPYTPPGQALTWQKIRSPVVAENKQIVPKSKEDVARYCKRFTEFLLDNHSQPDIPIPDELLTVDLQSQSDQPAEWQDNCRAFLSLLADLSRLHLAELSKRSTFLAGQKFVGGRPIRSRMELVKAVESAVLVQMNYQPRLLRESQLARWSQKKRDRVDEILVRELQIEEKFWTDFSSEEVQVKHQTAEAILDLLLDETAFICKRIMQTAK, encoded by the exons ATGCCTCGTCGGTTGGAAATCCGTACCACCATTCTGGGGAAAAAATCAGACGAGAGAAGCAGAAGGAAAGATGCCAATGCTAATGATCTCTATGCAGATGAAGCTCTGCAGCTGCTGGAGGAAATTGAACAGCTCAAATCGAAT ATTCAAAAGACAGATGAAAGGATCCTTGGCACCTACACAAAGTCTCCCTGCaaagccaagaagaaaaagcccgAAGTCCCTGCCAGAAAGGTTGTCTACGATGTCTTCTACCCAGCCATGG ACGCCGCAGGTTCGAGagttgaagaagagaaacacgGCCGACGTCGTCCTGTTCGTGACACGGTCGTTTCCCATTGTTTAAACGCGGGCGGCGCTAGCGCAAGAGCGGCGGCGATGGCGtacagcgacgacgacgacgacgtgacACCCTCGGCATTCGCAACTTATTCCGTGCCGGGAAGGCCGTGGATTCCATGCACGACCAATTTCACACCAGCGCCAATGGCTTCGCAGTTTACGGAACCTTCTCACGGTCCTTCGTTTTGGCCGGTTGCTGCCACCACTACGAGACggacccaacaacaacaacaacaaagaccAAAC TTGGATGATGAGAAGGTCCGGCCAACGATCCGGCACGATGAGCCACATCAACGAGCAACCACCGTCGACAACCAGAGCGCTACAG gtggtggtggtagcaGCGGTGATACCAACAGGGAACAGCAGCCGACCACTGGACGAGTGAGCAGTTTCAAACGCATTTACGCCACCAGCCGAGCGTCGTCGACGGAGCGCAATGCTCATCTGGTCTCAG GCGGTAACGCAGGTGGTCGACAGGACTTGGATGGCCACGTCGGTgacggcggtggtggcggcggcgaagatgacgacgacgaccgagAGGACAAGCCAGTCGAGAGCTGCTTGCCCGTCAGCAGCGCCGACGGAGAAAACTCTGGTCACGCTTCGATGCCGCTCAACTCGACAGCAGACTTATcca ATAATCTTGGTCCGCAATGGGTTGATGGAGCGGAAGTGGACGAGTCGTTTCAACCGGTTCCgccag AAATCGATTCAGATTTCGgtcgcccagcagcagtcggGTTGCTGGAAGAGGATTCGCCGCCGGAACAAGTTCCGATTCACTTGGAGAGACTAGACGACGATATCGTCGACCTGCCAGCCGTGCCCGAAGAACAAGAATTGACGACCGACCCGGTCAACAACATGAAGGCGGAACGAGTCCGGCACTACGATCGCGATGAGATTCGCCAATACATGCAGAAACAGAAGAAGGAGCGCAAAGAGAAGGCCACCAAAGGATCGGCCGGATATGTTTGCCAACACACCCGCGTCAGTCCCATCAAACGCTCAGATTTGGGTCTACCGGACAAACCGTTGGTCCAAATCAAAcggaaacagcagcagccgaaacCTGGGCCGGATCCAACAAACGACAAACCCAAACCGGAAAAGATCATTTCCATTCCAAAGATTGTTCAAAgagagaagacgaagaaggtCGATAAAGAAccggagaaaaagaagccaCGGGAGCAGGAGGCCAGCAGGGAAAAGTGCGTTCAAACGGAACCGATGCTGGGCGTGCGACAAACAACCGATGAAGCGACTCAGATGACGGCCCGCAGCGAAGTAAACGACTCCAGCACCGATTGGCTTCACACGGTCCCCACCAGCGCCGCAACGGGCCGGACGGCTGCACAGCTGCCGCCACCCGAGATGATGGTGGCCTCATCGCAGTCCACGATGGAAAGGATCCGCTCGACTGCCAGCGTCTCCGCGGAATCGTCTTCAAGATCGCGATTCCTTCCGCGCGCCCATCCGgcgtcagcagcagctgatGATACCAAACCCAAGCCCGTGACCAATTTGATCCAGAAAATTGAAGATATGGAACATTACATCGGAAATCTTTTAGAAGCTCCTTCATTCCAGTCGCTCAAGACTCCGGCGGTACATGCGGCTCATCCGTCGGCGGTGGAACGGCCAAGGGACGTtgctccatcttcttcttatcgTCCATCACCAGGGCCGGAGGAATTACCAAAGATAAGGAGACAAGTCCCAACCAAGATGACCTCATTCCGTCCTCCGCCTCCTTCCCACCTTCCCCTCCATCCGCCCGCTCCAATGTCACCTCCCGCGTCGGCATCTTTTTCGAGTCGAACGGTTCCGGATGGACCCACACGAGTCGCCCACCCGCCGCCGACGCCCCCGACGCGCATCTCTTcggtacagcagcagcagcagcagccacaaccGTATCAACTGCTGGACACGACCGCCTCCACCGAATACCATCCGCTTCCTGATCACCTGGCCGCATTTCTCCAGTTGGACAACAGGCGATCGCGCAATGGATCACCCACCGTCTGCCAGCGCCCGGAAGTGGCGTCACAATCGAAAGCGGACCCGAAGCCGAGTGACGGGCGTTCCAGATACGTCACGGAAGAGGCTGCCGAGTTGAGCTCTCTTTTCCAGCGACTTTCTCGTCTTCCGGAAGCCACTGCGGCCGCCGGCCAAACCCAAGCGCGACCGAAGCCTGCGCAACAACATCGTCCAACCGGTGCAGCCGGACGGGAGGCGGAAGAACCACAAACCTACTTTCGCGACTTCAACGAAATCCTGCAGATGGATCCCAACCCGTTGACGGAGCGGTCCAACAGCTGGAAGAGAGTTGCCTCACGGCCGGCAGCTGCTGCCTGCCGTGATGCCAGCGGTGCCAACGGTTTCCCCCTTCCGGCGGTGGCGCCGTACAACATTCTCTCGGCCCTTAGCGACGAGCTCAAAGCGACCATGAACCGGATCCCGCGGGGCAACGATAATTCCTCCGACTCGGACTTTCAGTCACGACTCTCCGTTTCTGACATATCTGTGCCGGATGCGGTCGCCAAAGTTGCCACTTACACCACCGCAAACGCCCAGCTCGCCCAGCTCGCCCAGCCTGGCGTCTCCTCCTCATCCTCGCCCCATTCTTCATCGAAAAACGAAATCCAGTTGCCAAAAAACGGGTCAGGTTCTCGAACCGGCGTCCATGAGGCCGGTTCGAGAATGTCCAATCAACTGGAAAGTCATCCGGGACCACCCCCAGTGGCCAATCCGCCATCCAATGACGAGACGGATGCCAGCCAAATCCCGCAAGAACTGGACACCACTTATCTGACGCTGACCCCGCAGTACACCTCGTTCGAAGCGACTTTTTCGCTGGCCAGGCCGCTGGACTCGACAAGTATAACAGAAAGTGGGTTGGCAGCTCATCCGGCGGAAAGCGACTCCAATAATCGCTCCATGTTTTCCACCAAATTGAGTCCCATTCCGCGAGCCATTTCCCCGCTGACTCTCAATTCCGACTCGGACTCGAGCGCCATCAATACGGAACGGAAGCAGTCCACTTCGTCTTCCGATCGCTCCGAACGTGAGCGATCCATCGGAACGGAAAATGTCGTCAACGAAACCACCAGCCGCTTGGTCACGACTCCGTCGTCACGCACTGTCCAGCCTCTGCAGCCGGGAAGTTTGGCGGAAGAACACGCCAAAAAATCGGACGAGCTACTGGCCCGGCTCCGGGCCGAGATCCAGCGCGACGAAAGCCTCTACCGCTCGATCCAGCACGTTGACCGTCTGGAAGATTCCGCCATCAAAGACTCGTCGAAACGATTTCGCATTCAAATCGATTCCAAGACGCGGACGTTTTTCGAGGCGCAGACGGATGCCCTGCGATCCATCGCTCAAGATGTCAGAGGTGGGCTGGCGGCCAATGCATCCGTCTTCTTGCAAGGCAGTCAGGCGGCCATGGAAGTGGATCGAGTTCAGAGCCAGACCCGCAAAACATTAGATTCCGGCCGGCAAACGTACAGCTCCGATTTCGACGAACCTTCCGTGCGGAGCTCGCCAGAAATACCCACCGAAATGCCCACGGAATCCCAGGCGGGGGCGGCGGCATCCACCGCTCAATCCGCCAGTCAACAGTCGCCCAAACGCTCAACGGATTTCGGATCGGATTCGGAGCGTAGCGGGCTGGATTCTTCGGCGCTTTCGAACGTTTCGGTGCTGCCACCCAAAGCTGTTGACGTTCTACTCCAGGAAGAGGCTAAACAGCAGCGGCTGCTGCTCAAGTTGCGCGAGAAGGCGCAGGTCGAGAAAACGCTGGCCGAGCTGGAGCTCCTACAGATGCAGAAGCGCATTTTGCGGGCCCAGGGCGAGCGTGACAAGGCGGCCAGCATCAAAAAGAGACAGCGCGGATTGCTGTTGAAACTGCAGGAGGAGCGGGCGCGCATCGAAGCCCTACGACGCCAGCACAAGAAAGAGGAGCAGCGGAGCAAAGGATCGTCGGATTACCAGCACTACGACAGCAGTTCCTGGGAGACGGACGTGAGCGCTGTCTCTAATTCGACCGTCGGTGCAGGGGACACGTCGGCTTCCATCGTTGGCGAAGCTTCCAATATCGACCAGCCGGCCGATTCGTCATCCACCTCCACTTTCCAGCAAGTCATCAGCGAAGCCGCTCACATTCAG CCACCTTCCAGCAATGACGAAGCGGTCGACGATGACGCCGAGGTGAGCCAGCAACTTAGCCGCTCCACTCGCAGCGAACTGGAAGGTCACGACTCCGGCTCGGCCTTGTCCAATCTCCGGTTACGTGCACCTTTGTCTCCCAGAACGACCGCCGACAGCATACGATTTCGGACGAAATTCCGCCGTCGGCACTCGAGCGGCTCGGACGATTCCATCAACCTGTCTCAGAATG AAACAGCGTCTGACGTCAGCGATGTCGAGAGTCGCCTACTGGCCTTGACAGATCAACTCCAGCGGCGTGAAACGGAAGCCCAGCGTCTGAAGACCGAACACAGGAGGCTCAGCAAGGAGAAATTGAAGGCCCAAGAAAGTGCCTTGATCAAACAGATTGAG GTTTACGACCGTTGTATCACCGACCTTCGTTCCCAGCTGGATGCCGATGCCGAAACGGGCGCAACCGCCAATGCCGTTTTAGCTGTCCGACCTGTCATCCGTCAGCCGCGAGCCCTCATCCGCGCCGATGAGGCCAAGTCGCCAACGTCGGCTCGATCGGAATCCGAGCCCAAGATTTCGGAATCGGAATCGGCCAAGTCGTTGGAGGTGGAAGGAAGTGGACAAACTCCGCCGAGCGAACAGAAAGCAGTAGAACAGTCCTCGGGCAGCTCTTCCATAAGCACTCAAATTCAAACCGAAGCGGATGAGTCCATCGGTCAGCTGAGCGACCATGAATCCGTCCGAGGTGAACTGCTGGTTGAAGAAGGTGAAGCGACCATGTTGCCGGTTGTCGAATCCGCCGAATCGGAAAAATCTCTCTCGGAACTATCAACCGATCCGTCGGCAGCCCAGGATAACCAGGCCGAGATATCCGACTCGGGTCGAACGGATCTTTTCAATCAAACGATGATCATCAAAAGTGACGTTCAAGTCAGAGAAGAATTGGCGGAAGAAATTTCCAGATCCATTTTGGACATCCTGGTGGAGGAAACCATCACTCTGGCCATGCGTTGCCtcctgaagaagaaaaaggagacaGAGGAGGTGGATCCTGTGTCGAGTAAAACATCGGCGGATGTGTTGCAACGTGTCAGCGCTTTGCTGTCAACATCGGCGACGGAAGTGCCCAAGGAGAATCGCTCCCAGTTGTACCTGACCACGACTTTCGATCTTCTCAGTCCCGACGATGGACATTCGCCAATCAGTCATCCGGCCGGAAACTCATTTGCTCCGCCTTGCGATTTGACCAGCGCCGAGGGACGTGACGCTCTCGAGTCGAAACTCAATGATTTGCGTTTCGACAACGAATGGATCGACGACGACTTGGAAGTGGCCCCCGTTCTGCCGGACTCTGCTCCGGACGAAAATCGCGACAAGGTGATCCAGGAAGCCGAGGCCCTGGAGCGCGAACAAAAGCGGATTGAACAGGAGATCCAGCGATTGAGCTCCGGATCGGTTCTTTATTTGCGGGAGATACCCAACAAGCCGCCTCCGCCTTACACTCCGCCGGGCCAGGCCCTCACTTGGCAAAAGATCCGCTCACCAGTCGTGgcggaaaacaaacaaatcgttCCGAAATCCAAAGAAGATGTCGCTCGATATTGTAAGCGCTTTACCGAATTCCTACTCGACAACCACTCGCAGCCAGACATCCCCATTCCGGATGAGCTTCTTACGGTCGATCTCCAATCGCAATCGGATCAGCCAGCTGAATGGCAAGACAATTGCAGGGCTTTCTTGTCCCTGTTGGCCGATTTATCTCGTCTCCACTTGGCGGAGTTGAGCAAACGCAGCACATTCCTGGCCGGTCAGAAATTTGTGGGTGGCAGACCGATCCGGTCGCGCATGGAGCTCGTAAAGGCCGTCGAAAGCGCCGTGCTAGTCCAAATGAATTACCAGCCGCGCTTACTTCGCGAAAGCCAACTGGCCAGGTGGTCGCAGAAGAAACGCGATCGAGTTGATGAAATTCTGGTACGCGAATTGCAAATCGAGGAGAAGTTCTGGACGGATTTCTCCAGCGAAGAAGTTCAAGTCAAACACCAAACAGCCGAGGCCATACTCGATTTGCTGCTGGACGAAACCGCCTTCATTTGCAAACGGATTATGCAAACCGCCAAATAA